A window of Costertonia aggregata contains these coding sequences:
- a CDS encoding VOC family protein, which produces MENNMVGWFEIPVTDMERAKKFYESVFEISIAIHELGDFIMGWFPMFPGKSGATGSLVQHAMYMPSSTHGPLIYFSCENVVNELNRVENAGGTILQKKKEIGDGHGFMGMIKDSEGNRVALYSQK; this is translated from the coding sequence ATGGAAAACAATATGGTGGGCTGGTTCGAGATTCCCGTAACGGATATGGAACGGGCGAAAAAGTTCTATGAGTCTGTTTTTGAAATTTCAATCGCTATTCATGAACTGGGTGATTTTATCATGGGTTGGTTTCCTATGTTTCCCGGTAAATCCGGAGCTACGGGTTCGTTGGTACAGCATGCGATGTATATGCCCAGTAGCACCCATGGCCCTTTGATCTATTTTTCCTGCGAGAATGTAGTGAACGAATTAAATAGGGTTGAGAATGCTGGCGGCACCATACTTCAAAAAAAGAAAGAAATTGGTGATGGTCATGGCTTTATGGGAATGATAAAAGACAGCGAAGGCAATAGGGTTGCCCTATATTCTCAAAAATAA